In the genome of Sphingopyxis sp. YF1, the window ATGCGGGGACTCCTTCGGCGGCTGCAAAGCGCGGCCTCGCGGCGGCGGCATCATATTCGACAATCAGGCGGTCGACGATCGCGGCGACGGGTTCGACCCCGCGCACCGCACCGACGCCTTGCCCGGCGGACCAGACATTCTTCCAGGCCTTGGCGTCGTCCTGCGCGTCCGAGAAATTCGGGCGCTTGTCCTCGGGCATGTTCGCGGGGTCATAGCCCGCCGCGACCAGACTCGATTTCAGCCAGTTGGCGGTGACCCCGGTGATGCCCTTCGACGGCACGATATCCTCGGCGCCCGCGGCGACGACCATCTCCTTGTAGCCGGGAACCGCCATGCTTTCGCTGCAGGCGATCAGCGAAGTGCCAAGATAGGCAAGGTCGGCGCCGAGGATTTCGGCCGCGCGCACCGCATGGCCGGTCGAGATTGCGCCGCCGAGTACGAGCGGGCCGTCCCAGAATTGCCGTACCTCCTCGACGAAGGCGAAGCCGGCGGTTGCGCCGGTGTGGCCGCCCGCGCCGGCAGCGACGAGCACCAGCCCGTCGACCCCGGCCGCGGCGGCCTTGCGCGCAAAGCCGACCGAATTGACGTCGGCGAAGACAAGGCCGCCATAGCTGTGGATTGCCTCGACCACCCGCGCCGGGCTGCCGAGCGCGGTGATCACCAGCGGTACCTTGTGCCGCACGACGCAGGCGAGGTCTTCGGCAAGGCGGCTGTTCGACGGATGGACGACCAGATTGACCGCCCAGGGCGCGGCTTCGGCATCGTTCGACAGCGCGGCGTCGATCCGGCTCACCCAATCCTCGAGGTCCGCCGACGTGCGGGCGTTGGGAGCGGGGAAGCTGCCGATCACGCCCGAGCGCGACGCTGCGATCACCATCTCCGGACCCGACACGAGGAACATCGGCGCGGCGATTGCGGGCAGCCGCAAATTGCGCGTCAGCGCGGGTGGAAGGCCGTTTTTCGGCACCTTTGATCCTCTCCAAATTATCTGACTTGCATAACGATACTTAAAGACGATAAGAGTCGCAAGGCCAGAAAAACATCGCGGGGCGAACCCGACGATGGTGGGAGGGAGAGAGATTATGAAGACCGGCTTTGCCATGCTGTTCGCCGCGACCGCGCTCACCGCGCCCGGACTCGCATTCGCGCAGGACGCCGCCGCACCGCAGGATCAGGGCGGACTCGAGGAGATCATCGTCACGGCGCAGAAGCGCGCCGAGGGGCTGTCGGACGTGCCGATCTCGATCTCGGCGGTGAGCGGCAAACAGATCGAGAATTACGGCCAGACCAACCTCGAACAGATCAGTTCGTCGGTTCCGAACCTGAAGATCACCCAGACCGCGATCGCCAACCGCATCGCGATCCGCGGCATCGCCTCGGGCGACAACAAGGGGTTCGAACAGTCGGTCGCGATGTTCGTCGACGGCGTCTATTACGGCCGCGACCAGCTGTCGCGCTTGCCGCTGATCGACATGGAGCGCGTCGAGGTGCTGCGCGGGCCGCAGCCGACCCTGTTCGGCAAGAATGCGATCGCCGGCGCGGTCAACATCACGACGCGCAGCCCGACCGACGAATTCGAAGGATCGGTGAGCGGCCTCTATGAGTTCAACCACAAGGAATTGCAGCTGACCGGCGTATTGTCGGGGCCGCTGAGCGAGGGCGTCGAAGCGCGTGTCGTCGGCTATTATCGCAAGATGGACGGCTATTTCTACAACGCGAAGCTCGACCGCGACGAGCCGAACGTCGACGAGAAATATGTCCGCGGCAAGCTGGAGTTCGATCAGGGCGGGCCGTTCGCGGCCGAACTCAAGCTCGAATATGCCGACTTCGAGGCGAAGGGGCAGCCGCGCGACGTGTTCGGTGCGGTCGGCAATTACAACACGGTCTTTCAGGGGCCCTTTTTCGTCAGCACCGACCCCGATTATGTCCGCGAGGATAATGGCTATGAAAGCCGCAACAAGGTGTTCGGGGCGACGCTCAACATGGACCTCGAACTCGGCGACCATACGCTGACGTCGACCTCGTCGCTGCTCGATTACAAGACGCGCGAGATCGTCGACGTCGACTTTTCGGGCATCAGCTTCCTCGACGGCACCAATTTGCGCGAAGATTATCGCCAGTTCAGCCAGGAGTTGCGGCTCGCGTCGCCGGGCGGCGAGGCGTTCAACTATATCGCGGGCGTCTATTACCAGCATGCCAAGCTCGACGTGCAGGACTTCACCCGCTTCAATGCGACCTTCCTGGCGCTGGGGGCGCCGTTCAACGCGCTCGGCGACACCCGCAACGATCGCGACTATGCGCAAAAATCGGACCTGATCTCGGCCTTCGCGCAGGGCGAAGTGTCGCTGACCGACCAGTTGCGCGTCACCGCGGGCGCGCGCTTCAATCACGAGAAGAAAAGCGGCAGCCGTACCCTCGCGATCGTCCAGGGGCCGCTCAACAGTTTCAATCCGCTGGTGGTCGCGGCCACATTTCGCGCGCTCAACATCGAGGCGCACAGCATCTCGGGCAAGCTCAGCGAGGACAGCTTCAACCCGATGGTGAACGTCCAGTACGACGCGACCGACGACCTGATGCTTTACGCCTCCTATGCCAAGGGGACGAAGGCGGGGGGCTTCGACATCCGCTCGAACTCGCTGCCGACCTCCAAGACCGTCGCGAAACCCGGTGCCTTCATGTTCGAGGATGAAAGCGCCGACAATTTCGAGGCGGGGCTGAAATACAAGGGGCGCAACGTCGCGTTCAACCTGTCGCTCTATCGCACCAAATATCACGATCTTCAGGTCAACATCTTCGACGGCACGCTGAACTTCAACGTCCGCAACGCCGCGGGCGCAAAGACGCAGGGAGTCGAAGCCGACTTCCGCGCCGCGGTCGCCGACGGGCTGACGATCAGCGGCGCGGTCGCCTATCTCGACTTCAAGTTCACCAACTTTACCGATGGCCAATGCTATTATCTGCAGACACCGGGGGCAGGGGGCTTCTGCGACTATACGGGCAAGCGCAACGCGCTCAGCCCCAAATGGTCGGGCAACCTCAATCTCGACTACACGACGCCGGTCTCGTCGGACATGAAGGTGGCGGTCAATCTGAATGCCGACTTCTCCTCATCCTATATCGCCTCGGCGAACCTTGATCCGCGCACGCGACAGGACAGCTATGCCAAGCTGGGTGCGCGCCTTGCGCTGGCACAGGTCGATGATCGCTGGGAAGTCGCGCTGATCGGTCGCAATCTGACCAACCAGCGCATCCTGCAGACGGCGAGTTCGATGCCGCTCGCGACGACCATCACCCGCAACGCCGGCAATGCCTATAATGGCATCGTCGACCGGCCGCGGACGATCGCGGTGCAGCTGACCGGCCGCTTTTGAGGGGATCCTCCGAGAAGGGGAGGCGCAGGCACCGCGCTTCCTCGCTCTCCGACCCGATCGCCCGGCTTCGCCTGTCTTGTCGCCGCCGCGCCGCCGGGTTAGGGGCGAGGTGAAGCAAGGAATGGCGGAGCTTTGAAACACGACCGCACGATAAGGGCCTGTTCGATCTGGCGCGCGCTCGACGTCGTTGGCGACGTGCCGGTGCTGCTGATCATGGAGCAGGCCTTTCTCGGCACCCACAGCTTCGATGAATTCGTCGCTCGCACCGGCCTTGCGCGCTCGGTGGTCAACGGGCGACTCAAGAAGCTGGTCGAGGAGGATTGCCTCGCGAAAAAGCCCAAACAGGGCGGGCGCGGTTTCCATTATGTCCTGACCCAGAAGGGGCGCGACCAGTTCCCCAACGCGCTGATGATGCTGCGCTGGCAGCATCGGTGGGAAGCGGCGGAGCGCGATTTCCAGGTCCGGCTACGCCATGCGACCTGCGGTCATGCCACCGAACCCGTGCCCGCCTGCGGCCATTGCGGGGCGGAGATCGACCCGCGCGACGTCGCCTGGCGCGAGGGGCCGGGGCTCGCGCAGGTGATCCCGCATTACGAGCGCCGCCGCTTCAACGGCGATGTCCGGCGCCCCGGCGGCCGCCCGCTCGTCGACACGATGATCGAGCTGTTCGGCGATCGCTGGGCGACGCTCGTCGTCCGCGCGATGTTCACACAGATCAACCGCTTCGACGACATCCAGCGCGACACGTTGATGGCGACGAATATCCTGACCGGCCGGCTCGAGCGGCTGGTGCGGCAGGGCATATTGAAAACCGTTCCCTATTCGGCGCACGCCGATCGCGTCGAATATCGGCTCACGGCCAAGGGGCGCGATCTCTACCCGGTGCTGCTCGCGCTGCTGCAATGGGGCGACCGCTGGTTTGCCGACGAGCGCGGCCCGCCGTTGCTTCTCACCCACAGTCCATGCGGTCACGATCTTCATATGATCGCCGCGTGCAGCCATTGCGGGGACGAACTGCTGCTTTCGAACAGCGGGTTCACGGTCGAAATGGCGGGTGAGGGCGACACCTGAAACCGTGCCCTCGAGCCTGTCGAAGGTTGAGGTCACGGCGATTGGTCAATTCGTCCAGTAGATATAATCCTGTCCGTCCTGCCAAGGCGTGTTGAGCGGTACGTCGATCCGAACCGGCCCTTCGACCAGCCCTGGCCAGATCGGTTTCGCCATATCCCTGTTCTGCGCTTCGAGCATCGCCTTCAGCTGCGCGACGCGCTGCGGTTCTCTGGCCGCCAGATCGTGGCGCTCGGTGGGATCCGCCGAGAGATTGTAGAGACGCGCCTTTTCGGGGCGTTTCGTCACCTGCAGTTTCCAGTCGCCCGCGCGCACCGCGCGATAGTCGCCCGAGCGCCAGAAGAGCGCCTGTCGTTTCGCGGGCCCTGCCAATATGTCCTCGCTGTCGATGATCCGCCCCGCCGGCAGCTTCGCGCCCGCCACCGCCGCGATGGTCGAAAAGATGTCGATATGTCCGGTCATGTCGGCGCGCGTCGACCCCGCCGCGATCTTTGCAGGCCAGCGCATGAAGAAGGGCGTGCGGATGCCCCCCTCGAAGAAGGTTGCCTTCCATCCGCGGTACGGCTTGTTGAGATCGGCCATGCCATTGTACCAGGCGCCGCCATTGTCGCTGGTGAAGATGACGAGCGTGTTGTCGTCGATCCCCGCTTCCTTCAGCTTTGCCATCACGTCGCCGATCCGCCGGTCGAGCTGCGCGATCATCGCGCCATAGACGCGCGTCTTGTGATCCTTGATCTGCGGGTATCGCGCGTAATCCTCCTTCGTCGCCTGCAACGGCGTGTGCGGCGCGTTGAACGCAAGATACATGAAGAAGGGGCGGTTCTTGTTCGCCTCGATCGCCGCGATCGCCTGATCGGCGAAATAGTCGGTCATATGGCCCTTGGGGTGAAAGCGCTTGCTGCCGTTGAAAGTCACCGCATGGCGCAAATTCGCCCACAGGAAGCGATCAATCGGATCCCACGGCAGTTTGGCGTTGACCGTGTCGGGATCATCCTCGGGCAGGAACATGGCGGCGCCGCCGAGCACTGCGAGGCTCTCGTCGAAACCCTGCGCATGCGGTTGCAGTTTCGGCGCCTCGCCCAGGTGCCATTTGCCGATATGCAGCGTGTGATAGCCGGCGGTCTTCACTGCCTCCGCGATCGTCACCTCGCTCGCGGGCACGCCCATGTCGGGATAATCCGGGATGTCGGGGGTGATCAGTTCCTTGTGGAACACCGCCTTCAGCGGGCCGACCCCGTCGCCGTGCGCGAGGTTTTCGGAGAATTGCACCGGCACCGCCGTATATTCGAAGCCGAAACGCGTCGCGTAGCGCCCCGTCATCATTGCTGCGCGCGAGGGCGAGCAGGTCGCGTTGGCGGCATAGGCAGTGGTGAAGTTCATACCTTCGCGCGCCAATGCGTCGATGTTGGGTGTCTTCACCGTGCCGTCCGCGACGCCGCCGCCGTTCAGGCTGATATCGTTCCATCCCAGGTCGTCGGCGACGATCAGGATGATGTTGGGCGGCCGGTTGCCCGCGGGAGCCACCGCGGGTCCCGTCTGCCATGCGACGGGGTGGTTGGGCTGCACCGGATCGTTCCAGTCCTGCATCAGGCCTGGCACGCGATATTTGTTCGCTTCCCAGCCCCAATATCCCGCGGCTCCCATCAGCGCGACGACGCCCAGTGCGATCCAGCGCTTCTTCATTCCGCCCCCGATTCCATATTATGTAGTGACACTATGTGTGTCATTATAATCGGGCCGGCGCAAGATCGTTCGGTGCGGCATTGACCCCGGCGCGAAGCTGGGCCAGCGGAGTGGCCATGGTACCGAAAGCGAAAGCAAAGTCCGAAGGCGCAACGTCCGCACGCGTCGACGGCCGGCGCGAGCGCAGCCGGTCGAGCCGGGCGCGGATCGTCGCGGCGATGCTCGAACTGATCGAGCGCGGCGACCTGACGCCCAGCGCGGCACGCGTCGCCGAGGAGGCGGGCGTCGGCCTGCGGACGGTGTTTCGCCAGTTCGACGACATGGATACGCTGTACCGGAAAATGTCCGAAACCATCGCCGAGCGGGTCATGCCGATCATCGCGGCTCCTTACGCCGGATCGGACTGGCGCGCCGACGTTCGCGATCTTGTGGGGCGGCGCGTGCGCGTGTTCGAGACGATGCTGCCCTTTCGGCTCGCCGCGAACATCAAGCGTTACCAGTCGCCCTTCCTGATGGGGCAATATGGCCAGGTGGTCGCGCTCGAACGCGATTTTCTGATGCGGTTGCTTCCCGAGGCGGTGCGCGCCGATCGCGTCGGAGTCGAGGCGTTGTGCGTCGCGTTGAGTTTCCAGACGTGGCGCGCGCTGCGTCACGACCAAGGGCTCGATTCCGGCGAGGCCGGCGCTGCGGTCGCGCACATGGTTGAAACGTTGCTCGCCGTCGCGCCCGGCTGATCGACGCAAATCTTGCGTCAGCCGGGCGGTGCCGCCGCCCTGGTTCGGCGCTTGCGGCGCCAACCCCAGATGAGCAGCGCCAGGGCCGCGACGATCGCACCGGCCCACAGTCCGGCCTGGATCGCCCGCTTCCGACCCTGCTGTTTCCACGCATAGGCGTTGATTTGCGCATCGGCGGTGTAGCCAGGGGGCATGTCGAGCACGCCGTTCGCCTTGGCGTAGGCGCGGTAGTCGGCCATCATCGCGGCGAAACGGTCGGGCATCGCCGCCGCGAGGTCGCGCGTTTCGCCCGGGTCGGATTTCAGGTCATGGAGCCGCCATCGGCCGTCGCCCGTCGGGGGCAGGTTGCGCACCAGCTTGTAGTCGCCGCGGAACAGCGCCGCGTTGCCCGACAGTTCGTAACCGAGCGGCGCGTCGCCGTGGACGCTGCCGCTTCCGCCTTCGAGCATCGGGACGAGGCTGCGGCCGGTCACGGGCTCGGAGGGGCGTTCCTGCCAGCGTCCGCCGTGGATCGAAACGCCCGCCAGTTCGGCCAGGGTCGGAACGATGTCGGTGACATGTGCGAAGCCATGGCTGATGGACCCCGCGCGGATCGCCCGGTTGCCCGGCCAGGCGACGATCAGCGGCACGCGCAGCCCGCCCTCGGTGGCGCTGAACTTGTACCCCGACAACGGCGAGGCCGCGGCGCTCGCCCAGCCGGGGCCGATCGCGCTGAAGCTGCCGCGCTGGCCGATGTTCGCCGTCGACGTGTCGTACTGCATGTTCAGAAACAGGCGGTTGCGGCGGATGCTGTAAGGATTGGTCGGCTCGGCGCCATTGTCCGACAGAAAGACGAAGATCGTATTGTCATAGTCGCCGGTGGCCTTGAGATGCGCGACGAGGCGGCCGACCTCGCGGTCCATCGCGGTCGCCATGCCGGCATAGGCCTGCATCACCCGCACCTGCGCCGCGCGTTCCTCGGCATCGAGGCGCAGCCAGTCGGGAGTCGTCTTCATCGTGACCATCGGCGCGCCGGCGGGCATGATGCCGAGCGCCGCCGCTCGCTTTGCGCGCGCCTCGCGCAATTTTGTCCAGCCATCCTTGTACATCGCCGAATAGCGCGCGATGTCGCTGTCGGGCGCCTGCACCGGAATGTGATTGGCCAGGAAGTTGATCGACGCGAAAAAGGGTTTGCCGCTCGGCCGGTCCCTTTCGATATAGTCGATCATCTTCCCGACGACGAAGGTCGAGGAATAATAATCCTTCGGCAGTGTTGCCGGTTTGCCGTTCTCGGTCCACGCCGCGGTGTCGTACATGCCCTCGATCGGACGTTGCTCGAAATTGTCGGCGCCCGCATCGGCCAGGCTGAAGGCGCGATCGTAACCGCGCGCTTCGGGGAGGCGCTTCGCGTCGCTGCCGAGATGCCATTTGCCCGTCAGATAGGTGCGATAGCCCGCGGCGCCGAGCCGTTCGGCGATCGTCACGACGCGGAAGTTCATCACCGTGTCATAGCCCGGCTTGCCGCGATGGGCGTCGGGGATGGTTTCGGGCATGTTGCCCAGCCCCGCGCGGTGGTTCATCACGCCCGTCTGCAACATCGCGCGCGTGGGCGAACAGGATCCTGCGACATGGAAATTGGCGAAGCGCACCCCCGCGTGCGCGAGCGCGTCGATATGGGGCGTCGCGAATTCGGCCCCGAAGGCGCCGACATCGGAAAAGCCCCAGTCGTCGGCGAGCAGGATGACGATATTGGGCTGGCGCGGCGCTGCCGGCGCAGGCGCCGCATGGAGCGGCGTCGCGACCGAGAGGGCGAGGAGGGCCGCAATCCGCCGCGCGATGCGGGGACGCGCGCCCATGCTTTCAGCCGATATCGTCATAGCCCCTCCGCCGGATATAGTGGCATATGCTATGTCAATATATCCGGTAGCGCAATGGGGCGCGTCGGCCGGAGCGCGTGCCGTCGCCGTGCCGGTCCGAGGTTAGCGTTCCTCGCGGAACCGGACGGCGAGCGGCATCGCGGCGATCTTTTCGCGGATGATCGACACGGCCGCGGCGTCGATGTCGCCCGGATCGATCGCAAGATCGTAGCCGCCGCCACCAAGCTTGAGGGCAACCGATTGGGGTGCCAGTCCGCGCTGCGCAAAGAGGTTGAGGATGCGCAGCGCGCTGGCGAGATCGCCGTCGCCCGACAGCGAAAAGCGGCCGCTCATGCCGCGCGGCGCCGCGACCAGCCATCGGCGACCCGCGTCCGCGCGAGATGGTCGGCCAACCGGGCGGGTGTTTCGCCTTTCGCTTCGGCATCGCGGATCAGCGCCGCCAGCCCCGGCCCGATCGCCTCGACCGCGCGTTCGACCGACGCGAGGTCGCCGTCGCCATATTCGGCGCAGACCGCGATGATGCCGCCGGCATTGACCAGATAGTCGGGCGCATAGAGAATCCCGCGCCGTGCCAGTTCGGCCGCGAGCCCGGGGTGTTCGAGCTGGTTGTTTGCGGCGCCGCAGACAAGGCGCGCCTGCAGCTTGTGGACGGTTGCCGGATTGATCGCGCCGCCGAGCGCGCAGGGGGCCAATATGTCCATCGGCGCGGTGACGATCGCGTCTGCGGCGACCGGCTCGGCATCGAAGCGCCGCACCGCCTCCGCCACCCTGCCGTTGTCGACGTCGGCGACGAGCAGCCTTGCGCCGGTGCGGTGGAGCAGGGCCGCAAGTGCCATGCCGACGTGGCCGAGGCCCTGCACGCCGACCGTCATGCCGGCGAGGGCTCTATCGTCGCGCTCCGCCACGGCGGCCTGCATTGCGGCGAACACGCCGCGGGCGGTCCAGGGGGACGGATCGCCGCCGACACCGTCGGCGCGGCGTGGCAGCCCGGCGACGTGGGATGTGGATCGCGCCGCCGCCTGCATGTCGGCGACGCCGCTTCCCGCATCCTCGGCGGTGACGAAACGCCCGCCGAGCGAGTGGACGCAGCGGCCGAAGGCTTCGAACAGCCGGGTGCGGTCGGCCACGCCGTGTTCGGGCCACAGGATGACCGCTTTGCCGCCGCCGAAGGGGAGGCCGGCGAGTGCGTTCTTCCAGGTCATTGCTTCCGACAGACGTAGCGCGTCCTGCGTGGCCGCGGTCTCGCTCGCATAGCGCTGGACGCGGCACCCGCCGATCGCCGGACCCAGCGCGGTCGAATGAATCGCGATGACCGCGCGCAGTCCCGTTTCGTCGTCGTGGAACAGGTGCACGGCTTCGTGCGGCAATTCGGGCAGCGGGCGAGAGGACATCGATCGGCTCCGGCAAGGGACAGGGACCGCATCAATGCCGGAAATTTCGCGGAAGATATGGTCGCATTTCCGCGCGATCCATGTATTTATCGAGAAAATTTTTCTGCCTTTCGTGATTTTGGGGATGTTTTATGCAACTCGACCGCCATGAGAAGGCGATCCTGACCGTTCTGCAGGACGATGCCGACATCTCGATCGCCGAACTGGCGGAGCGCGTCGGATTGTCGCAATCGCCGTGCTGGCGCCGCGTCGCGGCGCTCGAACAGGCGGGGATCATCCGCAAGCGCGTCGCCTTGGTCGATCGCCGCAAGGTCGGACTCAGCGCGCAGATCTTTGCGCAGGTCCGGCTGTCGGCACACGGCCGTGCGCACCTTGCCGATTTCGAAACCGCAATAGCCGATATTCCGGAAGTCATCGAATGCCATGTGCTGATGGGCACGGTCGATTTCCTGCTGCGTATCGTCGCGGCCAATGTCGAAGCCTATGAGAAGCTCTTCTTCGAAAAATTGTCGCGGCTCCCGGGGGTGCAGGAGATCAACTCGGCAATCGCGCTGTCCGAAATCAAGAGCACGACCGCGCTGCCTATCGCCTGACCGCGCGGCTTGGCGCCGCTGTCCGGGTGGAAGTCGAGGGCCCGCGGCGACGCCGGTCGTCTTGGCCTTTCCGATCTGCATCGGCGGGGGCTATGGTAGGCGCGGGGCGCATCGACGCCTTACCGACCGATAACAGGATGCGCCGTGAAACTTCGCCAGATTGAAATTTTCCACGCCGTCTATGTCACGGGCTCGGTGAGCGCGGCCGCGCGTCTCCTCAACATCTCGCAGCCGTCGGTGACGAAGATCTTGCGCTATGCCGAATCGAGCCTCGGCCTGTCGCTGTTCGAGCGGACCAAGGGGCGGCTGGTGCCGACCGAGGATGCGCACGAGCTGTTCGTCGAGGTGGAAGAGGTCCAGAAGCGCGTCGAGCAGCTGCGACGGGCCAGCCGCAATCTGCGGTTTGGACAGGGGCGGACCTTGCGCGTCTCGGTCCTTCCGTCGCTGGGGCTCGGCGCGATCCCGGAGGCGGTGTCGGCGTTTCTGGCCAAGCACGAAGGCGTGTCGCTCGAACTTCACACCGCGCATCACGAGGATATGGTGCGCAAGCTGTACGAGCGCGAAACCGACATCGTGATCAGCTACGACGTGCCGTCGACCGCGCCGGTCGGTTTCAGCTGGCTGGGCAAGGGCGAACTCGTCGCGATGTACGCCAGGGGCGCGATCGAATGCGAAGCACCGCGCCTGCCGCTGGCGGCGCTGGAGGGGCATCGCTTCATCACGACCGTCAAGAGCGGGCCGATGGGGCGGCTCCTTTCCGAAGAACTCGACAAGTCGGGCGTCATGCTGAACGACATCGTGTCGTCGCAGACCTTTTTCGTCGCGGCGGCGCTTGTCCGGTCGGGTGTCGGGGTGTCGATCGTCGACAATTTCACGGCGCAGGCGACCGCCGCGCCCGACATCGCCTTCAAGCCGCTGCAGCCCGCGATCCCGTTCAACGTCCATGCCGTCTATTTGCAGAACCGTCCGCTTTCCAAGCTCGCGACGGTCTTTCTCAAGCATCTCAAGACCGCTTTCGAGGCGTATAGACTTTCTCTATAGACGAATCTCCGATCTATATTGTTCGATCGGCCCGGGGGGAGCTAATCGAATGGCCATGTCGGATATCGAAAGCGGTTCGTTGCGCCCGTCGTCCATTTCCCTTGATAGATCCATCGCTGGTGACCCGGTCGGACGCGGCAAGGCGCGCCGAATGCCGCCGCTTGCTGCTGCGGTGCTGGTGGCGCTGGCCGTCGCCGGGGGAGCGGGAAGTGCGGGCGATCTGGCGGCACAGGTTGCCGAGCCGCCCCGCGTCCACGCCCGCGATCTCGGCATCGCCCCCGGCATCTTCCGGCCCGGCCCGCTCAACGCGATTACCGATGTCGGCGATGTCCGTGTCGGACAGGTCACGCGGATCGAGGGCGCCGATGTTCGGACCGGGGTGACCGTCATTCTGCCGCACGGCGGTAACCTGTTTCAGGACAAGGTGCCTGCGGGCGTGGTCGTCGCCAACGGCTTCGGCAAATTCGCGGGCACCACGCAGGTCGCCGAACTCGGCGAGGTCGAAACGCCGATCGTCCTGACCAACACGCTGAGCGTCGCGCCGGCGATCGACGGTATCCTCGACTGGACCTTGGCGCAGCCGGGCAATCCCGAAGTGCGGTCGGTCAATGCGGTCGTGGGCGAGACCAATGATTCGGTGCTCAACAACATCCGCAAGCGTGTGATCGGTCGCCAGGACATTCTCGCCGCTCTCGCGAATGCAACCGGCGGCCCGGTGGCCGAGGGCAGCGTGGGCGCGGGGACGGGCACCATGGCCTTTGGCTGGAAGGGCGGCATCGGCACCAGTTCGCGCGTGCTGCCGCAGGCGCTGGGCGGTTATCGGGTCGGGGTGCTTGTCCAGTCGAACTACGGCGGCGTGCTGACGATGGACGGCGTCCCGGTCGGCCAGGCGCTGGGTCGATATTATCTGCGCGAGCACAGCGATCGCGGATCGGCCGATGGCTCGATCATATTGGTCGTGGCGACCGATGCGCCGCTGAGCGACCGGAACCTCACGCGGCTGGCGCATCGCGCGATTGCCGGACTGGCGCGGACAGGCGCTGCCTTTTCCAACGGATCGGGCGATTATGCGATCGCCTTTTCAACCGCCGACGATGTGCGGCGTACGGCCGAACGGCGCGGCGCGGTGACCACCTATCCCGAGATAGCCAATGATGCGATGTCGCCGCTGTTCGTGGCTGTCGCCGAAGCCGCCGAGGAGGCGATCTACAATTCGCTGCTGATGGCGACGACCATCGAGCGGCAGGCGACCCCGGACGCGGGAGCTGCGCGCGGCGACGCGCTCGACATCGCAGCGGTCAAAGGCGTGATCGCGCGCCATCGGCCGCAACCGTCGTCGCCCCGGCAGGCGCCCAAAAAGGGGACGCAGCGTTGAAACAGGTCGACATTCTGGTGATCGGCGGCGGCATTGCCGGCGTTTCGGCGGCGGCGCGGTTCGCGCAGCGCGCGAGTACGGTGCTGCTCGAACGCGAAAGCGCGCTCGGCTATCATTCGTCGGGGCGCAGCGCGACCTTCTATCATTTCGGGATCGGCGACGATGCCGTGCGCGGCCTGACCGCCGCCAGTCGCTTCTTTTTCGCCAATCCGCCGGGCGAGGAGGCAGGGTCGCCCCTGTGGCAGGAAAAATCCGCCCTATTCTTTGCCACCTCCGAAACGATGGATCAGCTGGAAGCGCTCGAAACCGAGATGCGCCGCTTTTCGGACAATATCTCGCGGGTCGGTCCGGCCGAGATGCAGGCGATCGTGCCCGTCATGAAAGTCGGGGACGGCGGTGCGGT includes:
- a CDS encoding arylsulfatase, which produces MGARPRIARRIAALLALSVATPLHAAPAPAAPRQPNIVILLADDWGFSDVGAFGAEFATPHIDALAHAGVRFANFHVAGSCSPTRAMLQTGVMNHRAGLGNMPETIPDAHRGKPGYDTVMNFRVVTIAERLGAAGYRTYLTGKWHLGSDAKRLPEARGYDRAFSLADAGADNFEQRPIEGMYDTAAWTENGKPATLPKDYYSSTFVVGKMIDYIERDRPSGKPFFASINFLANHIPVQAPDSDIARYSAMYKDGWTKLREARAKRAAALGIMPAGAPMVTMKTTPDWLRLDAEERAAQVRVMQAYAGMATAMDREVGRLVAHLKATGDYDNTIFVFLSDNGAEPTNPYSIRRNRLFLNMQYDTSTANIGQRGSFSAIGPGWASAAASPLSGYKFSATEGGLRVPLIVAWPGNRAIRAGSISHGFAHVTDIVPTLAELAGVSIHGGRWQERPSEPVTGRSLVPMLEGGSGSVHGDAPLGYELSGNAALFRGDYKLVRNLPPTGDGRWRLHDLKSDPGETRDLAAAMPDRFAAMMADYRAYAKANGVLDMPPGYTADAQINAYAWKQQGRKRAIQAGLWAGAIVAALALLIWGWRRKRRTRAAAPPG
- a CDS encoding Glu/Leu/Phe/Val dehydrogenase dimerization domain-containing protein yields the protein MSSRPLPELPHEAVHLFHDDETGLRAVIAIHSTALGPAIGGCRVQRYASETAATQDALRLSEAMTWKNALAGLPFGGGKAVILWPEHGVADRTRLFEAFGRCVHSLGGRFVTAEDAGSGVADMQAAARSTSHVAGLPRRADGVGGDPSPWTARGVFAAMQAAVAERDDRALAGMTVGVQGLGHVGMALAALLHRTGARLLVADVDNGRVAEAVRRFDAEPVAADAIVTAPMDILAPCALGGAINPATVHKLQARLVCGAANNQLEHPGLAAELARRGILYAPDYLVNAGGIIAVCAEYGDGDLASVERAVEAIGPGLAALIRDAEAKGETPARLADHLARTRVADGWSRRRAA
- a CDS encoding LysR family transcriptional regulator, with the translated sequence MKLRQIEIFHAVYVTGSVSAAARLLNISQPSVTKILRYAESSLGLSLFERTKGRLVPTEDAHELFVEVEEVQKRVEQLRRASRNLRFGQGRTLRVSVLPSLGLGAIPEAVSAFLAKHEGVSLELHTAHHEDMVRKLYERETDIVISYDVPSTAPVGFSWLGKGELVAMYARGAIECEAPRLPLAALEGHRFITTVKSGPMGRLLSEELDKSGVMLNDIVSSQTFFVAAALVRSGVGVSIVDNFTAQATAAPDIAFKPLQPAIPFNVHAVYLQNRPLSKLATVFLKHLKTAFEAYRLSL
- a CDS encoding P1 family peptidase, with product MPPLAAAVLVALAVAGGAGSAGDLAAQVAEPPRVHARDLGIAPGIFRPGPLNAITDVGDVRVGQVTRIEGADVRTGVTVILPHGGNLFQDKVPAGVVVANGFGKFAGTTQVAELGEVETPIVLTNTLSVAPAIDGILDWTLAQPGNPEVRSVNAVVGETNDSVLNNIRKRVIGRQDILAALANATGGPVAEGSVGAGTGTMAFGWKGGIGTSSRVLPQALGGYRVGVLVQSNYGGVLTMDGVPVGQALGRYYLREHSDRGSADGSIILVVATDAPLSDRNLTRLAHRAIAGLARTGAAFSNGSGDYAIAFSTADDVRRTAERRGAVTTYPEIANDAMSPLFVAVAEAAEEAIYNSLLMATTIERQATPDAGAARGDALDIAAVKGVIARHRPQPSSPRQAPKKGTQR
- a CDS encoding Lrp/AsnC family transcriptional regulator — its product is MQLDRHEKAILTVLQDDADISIAELAERVGLSQSPCWRRVAALEQAGIIRKRVALVDRRKVGLSAQIFAQVRLSAHGRAHLADFETAIADIPEVIECHVLMGTVDFLLRIVAANVEAYEKLFFEKLSRLPGVQEINSAIALSEIKSTTALPIA